A region from the Benincasa hispida cultivar B227 chromosome 12, ASM972705v1, whole genome shotgun sequence genome encodes:
- the LOC120067201 gene encoding histidine kinase 4-like isoform X1, protein MGMKMQLGNSVAMKWNEQMGTTKKGYTFVQANRAWLRKYLLFWVMGMAFISMLIYNGMDADNKVRRNEVLGSMCEQRARMLQDQFSVSVNHVHALAVLVSTFHYFKNPSAIDQETFAEYTARTAFERPLLSGVAYAQRVIHSERDIFEKQHGWMIKTMKREPSPIRDEYAPVIFSQETVSYIESLDMMSGEEDRENILRARATGKAVLTSPFRLLGSHHLGVVLTFPVYKSKLPSKPTEEDRVEATAGYVGGAFDVESLVENLLGQLAGNQAILVNVYDVTNSSDPLVMYGHQYQDGDLSLLHESSLDFGDPFRKHLMICRYQQRAPTSWTALTTAFLFFVIGLLVGYILYGAATHIVKVEDDFHEMQVLKVRAEAADVAKSQFLATVSHEIRTPMNGILGMLALLLDTDLSSTQKDYAQTAQACGKALIALINEVLDRAKIEAGKLELEAVPFDIRSILDDVLSLFSEKSRQKGLELAVFVSDKVPEIVIGDPGRFRQIITNLVGNSVKFTERGHIFVKVHLAEHSKGSIDSKYVNGMSDSDLFISGGREFQTLSGYEAADDQNSWDNFKHLIADENFQLNATPNNMVVTNEGCGHVTLMVSVEDTGIGILLHAQNRVFMPFMQADSSTSRNYGGTGIGLSISKCLVELMGGQINFISRPQIGSTFSFTAVLGKCKKNSINDMKKPNSEELPPSFRGMKAIIVDRKHVRASVTRYHLKRLGIIVEVTSSINMAASLCRENGSTVPGNAILPDMILVEKDTLKSDEECGIIHQLSWKLNGSSFKLPKLILLATNITTAELDKARAAGFADTVIMKPLRASMVAACLQQVLGVKNQRRGRGLPNGSAFLQSLLCGKRILIVDDNRVNRRVAAGALKKFGADVECADSGKAALKLLQLPHNFDACFMDIQMPEMDGFEATRLIRMMENKANKGGSSAVEGKWHMPILAMTADVIHATYDECLKCGMDGYVSKPFEEENLYKEVAKFFKKS, encoded by the exons ATGGGTATGAAAATGCAGCTGGGCAACTCTGTGGCTATGAAGTGGAATGAGCAAATGGGAACAACAAAGAAGGGTTACACATTTGTTCAAGCTAACAGGGCTTGGCTTAGAAAGTATCTTCTGTTCTGGGTTATGGGGATGGCGTTTATCAGCATGTTAATCTATAATGGCATGGATGCTGATAATAAAGTAAGGAGGAATGAAGTGTTGGGGAGCATGTGTGAGCAGAGGGCAAGGATGTTGCAGGATCAATTCAGTGTTAGTGTTAACCATGTTCATGCGTTGGCTGTCCTTGTTTCCACCTTTCATTACTTCAAAAACCCTTCTGCTATTGATCAG GAAACTTTTGCAGAATACACAGCCAGAACTGCTTTTGAACGGCCTCTACTCAGTGGTGTGGCGTATGCACAAAGAGTGATTCATTCAGAGAGGGATATCTTCGAAAAGCAACACGGGTGGATGATAAAAACAATGAAAAGAGAACCCTCGCCAATTCGAGATGAATATGCACCAGTAATATTTTCTCAAGAAACAGTCTCTTATATTGAATCACTGGATATGATGTCAGGAGAG GAGGACCGTGAAAATATTTTGAGGGCTAGAGCAACAGGAAAGGCTGTTTTAACAAGCCCCTTCAGGCTGCTGGGTTCTCATCATCTTGGAGTTGTTTTGACATTTCCCGTTTACAAATCCAAATTGCCATCTAAACCAACTGAAGAAGATCGGGTTGAAGCAACAGCAGG CTACGTTGGCGGAGCCTTTGATGTTGAGTCCCTCGTGGAGAACTTGCTTGGGCAGCTTGCAGGGAATCAGGCCATTTTAGTAAATGTATATGATGTCACAAACTCTTCTGATCCCCTCGTCATGTATGGTCATCAATATCAAGATGGTGACTTGTCTCTTTTGCATGAGAGTAGCCTTGATTTTGGAGATCCATTCAGGAAGCATTTGATGATTTGTAG ATATCAGCAGAGGGCTCCCACATCCTGGACTGCCCTTACTACTGCATTCTTATTCTTCGTGATCGGGTTGTTAGTCGGATATATTTTGTATGGTGCAGCAACTCACATTGTGAAGGTTGAAGATGATTTTCATGAGATGCAAGTACTGAAAGTTCGGGCAGAGGCTGCTGATGTAGCAAAATCCCAG TTTCTTGCTACTGTTTCTCATgaaattaggacaccaatgaATGGCATCCTCG GAATGCTTGCTCTGCTTCTGGATACAGATTTAAGTTCTACTCAGAAGGATTATGCTCAAACTGCTCAGGCTTGTGGAAAGGCACTGATAGCATTAATAAATGAGGTTCTTGACCGGGCAAAAATTGAAGCTGGAAAGTTAGAACTGGAAGCAGTTCCATTCGACATTCGATCAATACTCGATGATGTGCTATCTTTATTTTCCGAGAAGTCCAGACAAAAGGGCCTGGAG CTGGCAGTTTTTGTTTCTGATAAAGTTCCAGAAATTGTTATTGGGGATCCTGGAAGATTCAGACAAATTATAACCAATCTTGTGGGTAACTCTGTTAAG TTCACTGAAAGGGGACATATATTTGTTAAAGTGCACCTAGCTGAGCACTCAAAAGGCTCCATTGACTCAAAATATGTCaatggaatgtctgacagtgaCTTATTCATATCGGGTGGTCGTGAATTTCAAACTTTGAGCGGATATGAGGCAGCTGATGATCAGAACAGCTGGGATAACTTTAAACATCTAATTGCTGATGAGAACTTCCAGTTGAATGCCACTCCAAACAACATGGTAGTTACCAACGAGGGTTGTGGTCATGTTACTTTGATGGTAAGCGTGGAGGATACTGGAATTGGGATCCTCTTACATGCCCAAAATCGAGTTTTCATGCCCTTCATGCAAGCAGATAGCTCAACCTCCCGAAATTATGGGGGGACTGGTATTGGCTTGAGTATCAGCAAATGTTTAGTTGAACTAATGGGTGGTCAGATCAACTTCATAAGCCGGCCTCAGATTGGAAGCACGTTTTCCTTCACTGCTGTTTTAGGAAAATGTAAGAAAAACTCAATCAATGATATGAAAAAACCCAACTCTGAAGAACTTCCCCCCAGTTTTAGAGGAATGAAAGCAATAATAGTTGACAGGAAACATGTTAGAGCTTCTGTAACCAGATATCATTTGAAGAGACTTGGTATTATAGTTGAAGTCACCAGTAGCATCAACATGGCAGCTTCTTTATGCAGAGAAAATGGATCCACAGTACCAGG AAACGCAATTCTTCCAGACATGATCTTAGTTGAAAAAGATACATTAAAGTCCGATGAGGAATGTGGGATCATTCATCAACTGAGCTGGAAACTGAATGGGAGTTCGTTTAAGTTACCGAAGCTGATCCTTCTTGCTACAAATATTACCACTGCAGAGCTAGACAAGGCAAGAGCAGCAGGGTTTGCAGACACTGTGATCATGAAACCATTGAGGGCGAGTATGGTGGCTGCCTGTCTTCAACAAGTACTCGGGGTTAAGAATCAGAGACGGGGAAGGGGCCTACCAAATGGTTCTGCTTTCCTCCAGAGCCTTCTCTGTGGCAAGAGAATCTTGATTGTTGATGACAACAGAGTAAACCGTAGGGTCGCTGCAGGCGCTCTGAAGAAATTTGGTGCAGATGTTGAGTGTGCAGACAGCGGGAAAGCTGCCCTGAAGTTGCTTCAGCTACCACACAATTTCGATGCTTGCTTCATGGATATTCAAATGCCTGAAATGGATGG GTTTGAGGCGACTCGTCTAATCAGGATGATGGAGAACAAGGCAAACAAAGGAGGATCATCTGCAGTGGAAGGCAAGTGGCATATGCCGATATTAGCAATGACTGCAGACGTGATTCATGCTACGTATGACGAATGCCTGAAATGTGGAATGGACGGCTACGTCTCGAAACCCTTTGAGGAAGAAAATCTATACAAGGAAGTTGCtaagtttttcaaaaaatcatag
- the LOC120067201 gene encoding histidine kinase 4-like isoform X2, which translates to MIKTMKREPSPIRDEYAPVIFSQETVSYIESLDMMSGEEDRENILRARATGKAVLTSPFRLLGSHHLGVVLTFPVYKSKLPSKPTEEDRVEATAGYVGGAFDVESLVENLLGQLAGNQAILVNVYDVTNSSDPLVMYGHQYQDGDLSLLHESSLDFGDPFRKHLMICRYQQRAPTSWTALTTAFLFFVIGLLVGYILYGAATHIVKVEDDFHEMQVLKVRAEAADVAKSQFLATVSHEIRTPMNGILGMLALLLDTDLSSTQKDYAQTAQACGKALIALINEVLDRAKIEAGKLELEAVPFDIRSILDDVLSLFSEKSRQKGLELAVFVSDKVPEIVIGDPGRFRQIITNLVGNSVKFTERGHIFVKVHLAEHSKGSIDSKYVNGMSDSDLFISGGREFQTLSGYEAADDQNSWDNFKHLIADENFQLNATPNNMVVTNEGCGHVTLMVSVEDTGIGILLHAQNRVFMPFMQADSSTSRNYGGTGIGLSISKCLVELMGGQINFISRPQIGSTFSFTAVLGKCKKNSINDMKKPNSEELPPSFRGMKAIIVDRKHVRASVTRYHLKRLGIIVEVTSSINMAASLCRENGSTVPGNAILPDMILVEKDTLKSDEECGIIHQLSWKLNGSSFKLPKLILLATNITTAELDKARAAGFADTVIMKPLRASMVAACLQQVLGVKNQRRGRGLPNGSAFLQSLLCGKRILIVDDNRVNRRVAAGALKKFGADVECADSGKAALKLLQLPHNFDACFMDIQMPEMDGFEATRLIRMMENKANKGGSSAVEGKWHMPILAMTADVIHATYDECLKCGMDGYVSKPFEEENLYKEVAKFFKKS; encoded by the exons ATGATAAAAACAATGAAAAGAGAACCCTCGCCAATTCGAGATGAATATGCACCAGTAATATTTTCTCAAGAAACAGTCTCTTATATTGAATCACTGGATATGATGTCAGGAGAG GAGGACCGTGAAAATATTTTGAGGGCTAGAGCAACAGGAAAGGCTGTTTTAACAAGCCCCTTCAGGCTGCTGGGTTCTCATCATCTTGGAGTTGTTTTGACATTTCCCGTTTACAAATCCAAATTGCCATCTAAACCAACTGAAGAAGATCGGGTTGAAGCAACAGCAGG CTACGTTGGCGGAGCCTTTGATGTTGAGTCCCTCGTGGAGAACTTGCTTGGGCAGCTTGCAGGGAATCAGGCCATTTTAGTAAATGTATATGATGTCACAAACTCTTCTGATCCCCTCGTCATGTATGGTCATCAATATCAAGATGGTGACTTGTCTCTTTTGCATGAGAGTAGCCTTGATTTTGGAGATCCATTCAGGAAGCATTTGATGATTTGTAG ATATCAGCAGAGGGCTCCCACATCCTGGACTGCCCTTACTACTGCATTCTTATTCTTCGTGATCGGGTTGTTAGTCGGATATATTTTGTATGGTGCAGCAACTCACATTGTGAAGGTTGAAGATGATTTTCATGAGATGCAAGTACTGAAAGTTCGGGCAGAGGCTGCTGATGTAGCAAAATCCCAG TTTCTTGCTACTGTTTCTCATgaaattaggacaccaatgaATGGCATCCTCG GAATGCTTGCTCTGCTTCTGGATACAGATTTAAGTTCTACTCAGAAGGATTATGCTCAAACTGCTCAGGCTTGTGGAAAGGCACTGATAGCATTAATAAATGAGGTTCTTGACCGGGCAAAAATTGAAGCTGGAAAGTTAGAACTGGAAGCAGTTCCATTCGACATTCGATCAATACTCGATGATGTGCTATCTTTATTTTCCGAGAAGTCCAGACAAAAGGGCCTGGAG CTGGCAGTTTTTGTTTCTGATAAAGTTCCAGAAATTGTTATTGGGGATCCTGGAAGATTCAGACAAATTATAACCAATCTTGTGGGTAACTCTGTTAAG TTCACTGAAAGGGGACATATATTTGTTAAAGTGCACCTAGCTGAGCACTCAAAAGGCTCCATTGACTCAAAATATGTCaatggaatgtctgacagtgaCTTATTCATATCGGGTGGTCGTGAATTTCAAACTTTGAGCGGATATGAGGCAGCTGATGATCAGAACAGCTGGGATAACTTTAAACATCTAATTGCTGATGAGAACTTCCAGTTGAATGCCACTCCAAACAACATGGTAGTTACCAACGAGGGTTGTGGTCATGTTACTTTGATGGTAAGCGTGGAGGATACTGGAATTGGGATCCTCTTACATGCCCAAAATCGAGTTTTCATGCCCTTCATGCAAGCAGATAGCTCAACCTCCCGAAATTATGGGGGGACTGGTATTGGCTTGAGTATCAGCAAATGTTTAGTTGAACTAATGGGTGGTCAGATCAACTTCATAAGCCGGCCTCAGATTGGAAGCACGTTTTCCTTCACTGCTGTTTTAGGAAAATGTAAGAAAAACTCAATCAATGATATGAAAAAACCCAACTCTGAAGAACTTCCCCCCAGTTTTAGAGGAATGAAAGCAATAATAGTTGACAGGAAACATGTTAGAGCTTCTGTAACCAGATATCATTTGAAGAGACTTGGTATTATAGTTGAAGTCACCAGTAGCATCAACATGGCAGCTTCTTTATGCAGAGAAAATGGATCCACAGTACCAGG AAACGCAATTCTTCCAGACATGATCTTAGTTGAAAAAGATACATTAAAGTCCGATGAGGAATGTGGGATCATTCATCAACTGAGCTGGAAACTGAATGGGAGTTCGTTTAAGTTACCGAAGCTGATCCTTCTTGCTACAAATATTACCACTGCAGAGCTAGACAAGGCAAGAGCAGCAGGGTTTGCAGACACTGTGATCATGAAACCATTGAGGGCGAGTATGGTGGCTGCCTGTCTTCAACAAGTACTCGGGGTTAAGAATCAGAGACGGGGAAGGGGCCTACCAAATGGTTCTGCTTTCCTCCAGAGCCTTCTCTGTGGCAAGAGAATCTTGATTGTTGATGACAACAGAGTAAACCGTAGGGTCGCTGCAGGCGCTCTGAAGAAATTTGGTGCAGATGTTGAGTGTGCAGACAGCGGGAAAGCTGCCCTGAAGTTGCTTCAGCTACCACACAATTTCGATGCTTGCTTCATGGATATTCAAATGCCTGAAATGGATGG GTTTGAGGCGACTCGTCTAATCAGGATGATGGAGAACAAGGCAAACAAAGGAGGATCATCTGCAGTGGAAGGCAAGTGGCATATGCCGATATTAGCAATGACTGCAGACGTGATTCATGCTACGTATGACGAATGCCTGAAATGTGGAATGGACGGCTACGTCTCGAAACCCTTTGAGGAAGAAAATCTATACAAGGAAGTTGCtaagtttttcaaaaaatcatag